One Fusarium oxysporum f. sp. lycopersici 4287 chromosome 8, whole genome shotgun sequence genomic region harbors:
- a CDS encoding alanine transaminase, with the protein MRLTSENINQRVVAAKYAVRGELAVKSEEYRAKIAKGDTGDLPFKQVISANIGNPQQLDQKPITFFRQVASLLENPLLLQNEEALAKHFGYQTDC; encoded by the coding sequence ATGAGATTGACTTCAGAGAACATCAACCAGCGAGTCGTCGCTGCCAAGTACGCCGTTCGTGGTGAACTTGCTGTCAAGTCCGAGGAATACCGAGCCAAGATCGCAAAGGGCGATACCGGCGATCTCCCCTTCAAACAGGTTATTTCTGCAAACATTGGCAACCCTCAGCAGCTCGACCAGAAGCCCATCACCTTCTTCCGCCAGGTCGCCAGTCTTCTCGAGAACCCTCTACTACTTCAGAACGAGGAGGCCCTCGCCAAGCACTTTGGCTACCAGACCGAT